One region of Cydia pomonella isolate Wapato2018A chromosome 25, ilCydPomo1, whole genome shotgun sequence genomic DNA includes:
- the LOC133531538 gene encoding pyrokinin-1 receptor-like — MEDFKSNISRISRIVNDSTFLLHVDFGPHRDPMYILLPITIIYSVIFATGLFGNIITCTVIVRDRTMHTTTNCYLFNLAISDIIFLLFGVPYETYWLWWKWPYPFDPAFCPIRALISETSTNVSVMTITLFTIERYLAICFPFLSRKMAKTSRAAKQLVALWIVALISALPGALEFGVSTHIGITTCHQVRTIVKHYFEISTFLFFLAPMVLITILCCLIGLALKKSDLSKDKPNVTLEMRVTAQVQEKHSQSTRRVIKMLVAVVVTFFICWAPFHAQRLLIIYATSNGVKFEQINRAITILTYVSGVFYYLSTCINPILYHIMSNKFREAFKNTLMQCCRRGARS, encoded by the exons ATGGAGGATTTCAAATCAAACATATCCAGAATATCCAGAATTGTAAATGATTCAACATTTCTTCTCCATGTAGATTTCGGGCCACATAGAGACCCGATGTATATACTGTTACCTATAACAATTATATACTCTGTTATATTTGCAACTGGACTCTTCGGAAACATAATTACATGCACAGTAATAGTTCGTGACAGAACCATGCATACTACGACGAACtgctatttatttaacttggcgATATCtgatataatttttcttttattcggAGTTCCGTACGAAACATATTGGCTATGGTGGAAATGGCCATACCCGTTTGATCCAGCGTTCTGCCCGATTCGTGCGTTGATATCGGAGACTTCTACTAATGTGAGCGTGATGACAATAACGTTGTTCACGATTGAACGGTATCTGGCtatttgctttccttttctgtCACgtaagatggcgaagacgtcgcGGGCGGCGAAGCAG TTGGTGGCGCTATGGATCGTAGCGCTAATATCCGCGCTCCCAGGAGCCTTAGAATTCGGCGTGAGCACTCACATCGGAATAACAACTTGCCACCAAGTCCGAACAATCGTAAAACACTACTTTGAAATCTCCACTTTCCTATTCTTCTTGGCGCCCATGGTGCTAATAACAATACTTTGTTGTTTAATCGGGCTAGCGTTGAAGAAATCAGATTTGAGTAAGGATAAGCCAAATGTGACACTTGAAATGAGAGTCACTGCTCAGGTTCAGGAAAAGCATAGTCAGTCAACGAGACGGGTGATAAAAATGTTAG TCGCCGTGGTAGTGACATTCTTTATATGTTGGGCGCCATTCCACGCCCAAAGACTACTGATAATATACGCAACGAGTAACGGAGTGAAGTTCGAGCAGATAAATCGAGCCATCACAATACTTACGTATGTTTCTGGAGTATTCTACTATCTGTCTACGTGCATCAATCCGATATTGTACCACATCATGTCTAATAAATTCAGGGAGGCCTTTAAG AATACGCTGATGCAGTGCTGTAGGCGAGGCGCGCGCTCGTAA